In Pongo abelii isolate AG06213 chromosome 5, NHGRI_mPonAbe1-v2.0_pri, whole genome shotgun sequence, a single genomic region encodes these proteins:
- the LOC100431754 gene encoding histone H2A type 1: MSGRGKQGGKARAKAKTRSSRAGLQFPVGRVHRLLRKGNYAERVGAGAPVYLAAVLEYLTAEILELAGNAARDNKKTRIIPRHLQLAIRNDEELNKLLGKVTIAQGGVLPNIQAVLLPKKTESHHKAKGK, translated from the coding sequence ATGTCGGGACGCGGCAAGCAGGGAGGCAAGGCTCGCGCCAAGGCTAAGACCCGCTCTTCTCGGGCCGGTCTCCAGTTCCCCGTGGGCCGAGTGCACCGACTGCTCCGCAAGGGCAACTATGCTGAGCGGGTCGGGGCCGGCGCGCCGGTGTACCTGGCGGCGGTGCTGGAGTACCTGACTGCCGAGATCCTGGAGCTGGCGGGCAACGCCGCCCGCGACAACAAGAAGACCCGCATTATCCCGCGCCACTTGCAGCTGGCCATCCGCAACGACGAGGAGCTCAACAAGCTGCTGGGCAAAGTGACCATCGCTCAGGGTGGTGTCCTGCCCAACATCCAGGCCGTGCTACTGCCCAAGAAGACCGAGAGTCACCACAAGGCCAAAGGCAAATAA
- the H1-5 gene encoding histone H1.5 → MSETAPAETAIPAPVEKSPAKKKATKKAAVAGAAKRKATGPPVSELITKAVAASKERNGLSLAALKKALAAGGYDVEKNNSRIKLGLKSLVSKGTLVQTKGTGASGSFKLNKKAASGEAKPKAKKAGGAKAKKPAGATPKKPKKAGGGKKAVKKTPKKAKKPAAAGVKKVAKSPKKAKAAAKPKKATKSPAKPKAVKPKAAKPKAAKPKAAKPKAAKAKKAAAKKK, encoded by the coding sequence ATGTCGGAAACCGCTCCTGCCGAGACAGCCATCCCAGCGCCGGTGGAGAAATCCCCGGCTAAGAAGAAGGCAACTAAGAAGGCAGCCGTCGCCGGCGCGGCTAAGCGCAAAGCTACTGGGCCCCCAGTCTCAGAGCTGATCACCAAAGCTGTGGCTGCTTCTAAGGAGCGCAATGGCCTTTCTTTGGCAGCCCTTAAGAAGGCCTTAGCGGCCGGTGGCTACGACGTGGAGAAGAATAACAGCCGCATTAAACTGGGCCTCAAGAGCTTGGTGAGCAAGGGCACCCTAGTGCAGACCAAGGGCACTGGTGCTTCTGGCTCCTTTAAACTCAACAAGAAGGCGGCCTCCGGGGAAGCCAAGCCCAAAGCCAAGAAGGCAGGCGGCGCTAAAGCTAAGAAGCCCGCGGGGGCCACGCCTAAGAAGCCCAAGAAGGCTGGAGGAGGAAAAAAGGCAGTGAAGAAGACTCCGAAGAAGGCGAAGAAGCCCGCGGCGGCTGGCGTCAAAAAGGTGGCGAAGAGCCCTAAGAAGGCCAAGGCCGCTGCCAAACCGAAAAAGGCAACCAAGAGTCCTGCTAAGCCCAAGGCGGTTAAGCCGAAGGCGGCAAAGCCCAAAGCCGCTAAGCCCAAAGCAGCAAAACCTAAAGCTGCAAAGGCCAAGAAGGCGGCTGCCAAAAAGAAATAG